A single window of Brevundimonas naejangsanensis DNA harbors:
- a CDS encoding sigma-54-dependent transcriptional regulator produces the protein MKSTGADILVVDDEADIRELVSGLLEDEGHAVRTAANSDEALAAIKARKPSLAVLDIWMQGGGLDGLELLDVVRELDEDLPVVMISGHGNIETAVSALKRGAYDFIEKPFKSDRLVVVVERALEAASLKRENRRLRAQTLTPTGLIGKSVAAQALRSTISKVAPANSRILIAGPPGSGKELVARQIHDASPRARAEFVAISAAGMTPERLDVELFGEEGGDGRPRKIGVFEQAHNGTLFLDDVADMPRESQSRILRVLVEQRFRRVGGEQDVQVDVRVISSTSRDLRLEISEGRFREDLFHRLNVVPIRVPPLSERREDISELVEYFVDNLSASQGLPHRRIADDALAVLQVHPWPGNVRQLRNNVERLLILATGTADEPITADMLPQEVASSASPASLSADRIIALPLREAREVFEREYLSAQIMRFGGNISRTAAFIGMERSALHRKLKSLGVSPARGGDEEGEGA, from the coding sequence ATGAAAAGCACCGGTGCCGACATTCTGGTCGTCGACGACGAAGCCGATATCCGCGAGCTGGTTTCCGGCCTGCTGGAGGACGAAGGCCACGCGGTCCGCACGGCCGCCAACTCGGACGAGGCCCTGGCCGCCATCAAGGCGCGCAAGCCTTCGCTGGCGGTCCTGGACATCTGGATGCAGGGCGGCGGACTGGACGGCCTGGAACTGCTGGATGTGGTGCGCGAACTGGATGAGGACCTGCCGGTCGTCATGATTTCGGGTCACGGCAATATTGAAACGGCGGTCAGCGCCCTGAAGCGCGGCGCCTATGACTTCATCGAAAAGCCGTTCAAGTCCGACCGGCTGGTGGTGGTGGTCGAGCGGGCGCTGGAAGCGGCGTCCCTGAAGCGCGAGAACCGTCGCCTGCGCGCCCAGACGCTCACGCCCACCGGCCTGATCGGCAAGTCTGTGGCGGCGCAGGCGCTGCGCAGCACCATCTCCAAGGTGGCGCCCGCCAACAGCCGAATTCTGATCGCGGGGCCTCCGGGCTCGGGCAAGGAACTGGTCGCACGCCAGATTCACGACGCCAGCCCGCGCGCCAGGGCCGAGTTCGTGGCGATCTCGGCCGCCGGCATGACGCCCGAGCGCCTTGACGTGGAACTGTTCGGCGAGGAAGGCGGCGATGGTCGCCCGCGCAAGATCGGCGTCTTTGAACAGGCGCATAACGGCACCCTGTTCCTGGACGACGTGGCCGACATGCCACGCGAGAGCCAGAGCCGTATCCTGCGCGTTCTGGTCGAGCAGCGGTTCCGCCGCGTCGGCGGCGAACAGGATGTTCAGGTCGACGTGCGGGTCATCAGCTCGACCTCGCGCGATCTGCGTCTGGAGATCAGCGAAGGGCGTTTCCGCGAGGACCTGTTCCACCGCCTGAACGTGGTGCCGATCCGCGTCCCGCCCCTGTCCGAACGTCGCGAGGATATCAGCGAACTGGTCGAGTATTTCGTCGATAACCTGTCGGCGTCGCAGGGGCTGCCGCATCGCCGCATCGCCGATGACGCTCTGGCTGTCCTGCAGGTCCATCCTTGGCCCGGCAACGTTCGGCAACTGCGCAACAATGTCGAACGGCTGCTGATCCTGGCGACCGGGACGGCGGACGAGCCGATAACGGCGGACATGCTGCCGCAGGAGGTGGCGTCGTCCGCCAGCCCCGCCTCGCTCAGCGCCGATCGCATCATCGCCCTGCCGCTGCGTGAAGCCAGGGAGGTGTTCGAGCGGGAATATCTGTCGGCGCAGATCATGCGCTTCGGCGGCAATATCTCGCGTACGGCCGCCTTCATCGGCATGGAGCGGTCGGCGCTGCATCGCAAGCTTAAGTCGCTGGGCGTGTCGCCCGCACGCGGCGGAGACGAAGAAGGAGAGGGCGCCTGA
- a CDS encoding D-amino-acid transaminase produces MSRVAYVNGVYQPHGQAVVHIEDRGFQFADGVYEVWSVFDGRLADYEGHLGRLARSLTELRIDIPMSAQSLGIVLRETIRRNRVRNGLVYIQITRGTAPRNHAFPKDVAPSVIVTAKSVDLKKGEALAARGAAGVTHPDMRWGRCDIKTVGLLPNALAKQAARERGAYEAILFDEMGMVTEGSSTNAWIVDENGKLRTRDTQANILRGITRAAILKLVEAEGIELEERAFSVEEAKRAREIFVTAASSFVMPIVSLDGVRIGEGKPGPVATRLREIYLEQARREAI; encoded by the coding sequence ATGTCCAGGGTCGCCTATGTAAACGGCGTTTATCAGCCGCACGGCCAGGCCGTGGTCCATATCGAGGATCGCGGGTTTCAGTTCGCCGACGGCGTCTATGAGGTCTGGTCGGTGTTTGACGGCAGGCTGGCTGACTATGAGGGCCACCTGGGCCGGTTGGCGCGCAGCCTGACCGAGCTGCGCATCGACATTCCCATGTCGGCCCAGTCTCTAGGCATCGTCTTGCGTGAAACCATCCGCCGCAACCGGGTGCGCAACGGCCTAGTCTATATCCAGATCACGCGCGGCACCGCCCCGCGCAATCACGCCTTCCCCAAGGATGTAGCGCCCAGCGTCATCGTCACCGCCAAGTCTGTTGACCTGAAGAAGGGCGAAGCCCTGGCCGCCAGGGGCGCCGCCGGCGTCACCCACCCGGACATGCGCTGGGGCCGTTGCGACATCAAGACCGTCGGCCTGCTGCCCAACGCCCTGGCCAAACAGGCGGCTCGCGAGCGCGGGGCCTATGAGGCCATCCTGTTCGACGAAATGGGCATGGTGACCGAGGGCTCCTCGACCAACGCCTGGATCGTTGACGAGAACGGCAAGCTGCGGACCCGCGACACTCAGGCCAACATCCTGCGCGGCATCACCCGCGCGGCGATCCTGAAGCTGGTGGAGGCGGAAGGCATCGAACTGGAAGAGCGCGCCTTCAGCGTCGAGGAGGCCAAGCGCGCGCGTGAAATCTTCGTCACGGCGGCCAGTTCCTTTGTCATGCCGATCGTGTCTTTGGACGGGGTCCGCATCGGCGAGGGCAAGCCCGGCCCGGTGGCGACCCGCCTGCGCGAGATTTATCTGGAACAGGCGCGCCGCGAGGCCATTTAA
- the hflX gene encoding GTPase HflX has translation MTSKLIDHAVPLIRAVVIHPDRRGDNARHASERLEEAVGLAQALDLDVRAQEIVRLRSVTPATLIGRGKLEEIAALILAADAEAVVVDDQLTPVQQRNLERFWDIKVIDRTGLILEIFGRRARTREGRLQVELARLEYERSRLVRTWTHLERQRGGTGGVGGPGETQIELDRRMIADRIVRLKAELEEVRRTRGLHRKARKQVPFPSVALVGYTNAGKSTLFNRLTGAEVMAKDLLFATLDTTQRTIRLPQGRPAIIADTVGFVSDLPHELVESFRATLEEVGEADLILHVRDIASPDSAAQAKDVETVLEQIPTPEGKTRRILEVWNKIDLLEPETRETVVGQAERLAREGSAVAVSAWTGEGIEALRETIAALIDDDPDTQLTVEPHRGDLLAWLYANGRVTGRETDDDGRVHLTVRLHPAALGRLERLYPDVID, from the coding sequence TTGACCTCCAAACTCATTGACCACGCCGTCCCGCTGATCCGGGCCGTCGTTATCCATCCCGACCGTCGCGGCGACAATGCGCGCCATGCTTCCGAACGCCTGGAAGAAGCCGTGGGCCTGGCCCAGGCGCTGGATCTTGATGTCCGAGCGCAGGAGATCGTTCGCCTGCGCTCCGTCACGCCCGCCACCCTGATCGGACGAGGCAAGCTGGAAGAAATCGCGGCCCTGATCCTGGCGGCCGACGCCGAGGCGGTCGTCGTCGACGACCAGCTGACTCCGGTGCAGCAGCGCAACCTGGAACGGTTCTGGGACATCAAGGTCATCGACCGAACCGGACTGATCCTCGAGATCTTCGGCCGTCGCGCCCGCACGCGTGAAGGTCGCCTCCAGGTCGAGCTGGCCCGGCTGGAATACGAACGCTCGCGCCTTGTCCGCACCTGGACCCACCTGGAGCGCCAACGCGGCGGCACGGGCGGCGTCGGCGGTCCCGGCGAAACCCAGATCGAGCTGGACCGGCGGATGATCGCCGACCGCATCGTCCGGTTGAAGGCCGAACTGGAAGAGGTGCGGCGCACGCGCGGCCTGCACCGCAAGGCGCGCAAACAGGTCCCGTTCCCGTCTGTCGCCCTGGTCGGTTACACCAATGCTGGGAAGTCCACGCTGTTCAACCGGCTGACCGGGGCCGAAGTAATGGCCAAGGACCTGTTGTTCGCCACCCTGGACACGACCCAGCGCACCATTCGTCTGCCGCAGGGGCGTCCGGCCATCATCGCTGACACCGTGGGCTTTGTCTCCGACCTGCCGCACGAACTGGTCGAGAGCTTCCGCGCCACGCTGGAGGAGGTGGGCGAGGCGGACCTGATCCTGCACGTGCGCGACATCGCCTCGCCCGACAGCGCCGCCCAGGCCAAGGACGTCGAGACGGTGCTGGAGCAGATCCCGACGCCGGAAGGCAAGACGCGCCGCATCCTGGAGGTCTGGAACAAGATCGACCTGCTGGAGCCCGAGACGCGGGAAACCGTGGTGGGTCAGGCCGAACGTCTGGCGCGCGAGGGATCGGCGGTGGCTGTGTCCGCGTGGACAGGCGAGGGGATCGAGGCGCTTCGCGAAACCATCGCAGCCCTGATCGACGACGACCCCGACACGCAGCTTACGGTCGAACCGCATCGCGGCGACCTGCTGGCGTGGCTCTACGCCAACGGCCGGGTGACGGGGCGCGAGACGGATGATGACGGCCGGGTCCATCTGACGGTTCGACTGCATCCCGCCGCGCTAGGGCGACTTGAACGGCTGTATCCGGACGTGATCGACTGA
- a CDS encoding Na+/H+ antiporter translates to MHLIETILFLLLAVVLSGWVARITRIALPLVQIALGAGVVLITGESVDLKPDVFFLLFLPPLLFVDGWRIPKEALFRDKVVILELALGLVVFTVLGLGFLIHWMIPTMPLAVAFALAAILSPTDPIAVQAIAGRAPIPKRLMHILEGESLLNDASGLTCMRIAVIAATTGAFSLSSAFGTFAWLALAGVAVGIGVTLAIGLVKAFISRRWGEDVGGQILISLLMPFAAYLAAETIHASGILAAVAAGVTMSFAERQGSALAATRIRRAVVWDTVQFVGNGLIFVILGEQMPSIMARAAEVIRTTQHSELWWLAVYVFAIVAALAALRFVWVWTSLKLTLFRRKGRRAQPKVGLRLVAVMSLAGVRGAITLAGILTLPLYLGDGSPMPARNLAIFLAAGVIIVSLVLATIALPRLLKGVQLPPEDDHEAEENRSRVAAAWAAIRAIEDAQHLMAEGKADPDFYTETATRVMEVYRHRIDMRASMEDDAVVQARRSDDIERRLRLAGLAAEREELVRLGRQRLIDEETARKLIREIDLQELRYI, encoded by the coding sequence ATGCACCTGATCGAGACCATCCTCTTCCTGTTGCTGGCCGTGGTGCTGTCGGGATGGGTGGCTCGCATCACGCGCATCGCCCTGCCTCTGGTGCAGATCGCGCTGGGGGCCGGGGTGGTGCTGATCACCGGCGAGTCGGTCGATCTGAAGCCGGACGTCTTCTTCCTGCTGTTCCTTCCGCCGCTGCTGTTCGTGGACGGCTGGCGCATCCCCAAGGAAGCCCTGTTTCGGGACAAGGTGGTGATCCTGGAGCTGGCGCTGGGACTGGTGGTCTTCACCGTTCTGGGGCTGGGCTTTCTGATCCACTGGATGATCCCGACCATGCCCCTGGCGGTGGCCTTCGCCCTGGCGGCCATCCTGTCGCCGACGGACCCGATAGCCGTCCAGGCCATCGCTGGGCGGGCGCCGATACCCAAGCGGCTGATGCACATCCTGGAAGGCGAATCGCTGCTGAACGACGCCAGCGGCCTGACCTGCATGCGGATCGCCGTGATCGCGGCGACGACCGGCGCCTTTTCCCTGAGCAGCGCTTTTGGGACCTTCGCCTGGCTGGCTCTGGCGGGCGTGGCGGTCGGCATCGGCGTCACCCTGGCTATAGGGCTGGTGAAGGCCTTCATCAGCCGTCGCTGGGGCGAGGATGTCGGCGGCCAGATCCTGATCAGCCTGCTGATGCCCTTCGCGGCCTATCTGGCGGCGGAAACCATCCATGCTTCGGGCATCCTGGCGGCGGTGGCGGCGGGCGTGACCATGAGCTTCGCCGAGCGGCAGGGATCGGCCCTGGCCGCGACCCGCATTCGCCGCGCCGTGGTGTGGGACACGGTCCAGTTCGTCGGCAACGGCCTGATCTTCGTCATCCTGGGCGAGCAGATGCCCTCCATTATGGCGCGCGCGGCCGAGGTGATCCGCACGACCCAGCACAGCGAGCTATGGTGGCTGGCCGTTTACGTCTTCGCCATCGTCGCAGCCCTGGCGGCGTTGCGCTTCGTCTGGGTGTGGACCTCGCTGAAGCTGACCCTGTTCCGCCGCAAGGGCCGTCGCGCCCAGCCCAAGGTCGGTTTGAGGCTCGTGGCGGTCATGTCTCTGGCGGGCGTGCGCGGAGCAATCACCCTGGCCGGTATCCTGACCTTGCCTTTGTATCTGGGCGACGGGTCGCCGATGCCGGCGCGCAACCTGGCCATCTTTCTGGCGGCGGGCGTGATCATCGTCTCGCTGGTGCTGGCGACCATCGCCCTGCCGCGCCTGTTGAAAGGCGTCCAACTGCCGCCCGAGGATGACCATGAGGCCGAGGAAAACCGCTCTCGTGTCGCCGCCGCCTGGGCCGCCATCCGTGCCATCGAGGACGCCCAGCACTTGATGGCCGAGGGCAAGGCGGACCCCGACTTCTACACCGAAACCGCGACACGGGTCATGGAGGTCTATCGGCACCGCATCGACATGCGCGCCAGCATGGAGGATGACGCCGTGGTCCAGGCTCGTCGCTCCGATGACATCGAGCGCCGCCTTCGACTGGCAGGGCTTGCCGCCGAGCGAGAGGAACTGGTCCGCCTCGGCCGCCAACGGCTCATTGATGAAGAAACGGCCCGCAAGCTGATCCGCGAGATCGATCTGCAGGAGTTGCGCTACATCTAG
- a CDS encoding sensor histidine kinase NtrY-like gives MSNRAAPADHHNSELSLWGRLAGGRARALFGTAYAVAFIVTAAAIWLVAIAPGATVGGDARSAASHAVLFILLANLVLIFGLAFVIGGRVLRLFRNRYNPGARLHLRFVTLFSLVSVVPAVLIALVFGVLVNRGVDQWFSANVQSAVRNGAEIGRAYVADVGSGLEADMETMSTELGGVRGLFDNRIQFSRALAQIGDFFGYPALYILDENGRVLASGERPGAPPYVAPPREALETVAGGEVAPTTVTENPDTVRALYPLPDYGDAYLYVVRPLAPGLIQRMRNGEESITAYREAEESRARIQAAFALSYLETALLVLVGAVWLAMSAASSISAPIGRLVRAADQVAGGDLDARVDNAEAPAELIVLSEAFNRMTQDIKTQQAALKTASDEAQARSLFIETVLSGVSAGVIGLDRKRRISAINDSASHLLGLDADHVQGRRLAEVAPELGELSERGEAHIEEDIDIDRNGDALRLRVRIEGGQGGEMVLTFDDITRLVTAQRNAAWRDVARRIAHEIKNPLTPIQLSAERLRRRYREQVGQDVEVFDRCTETIIRQVGDIGRMVDEFSSFARMPAPRFSRENPAEMLREAVFAQRVAAGDIGVDLIEPLPDVAMQADGRMVRQALANILKNAGEAVAGRRERDGVTEPGLGIIARLTVEDGFASFVIEDDGVGLPAKDRDRLTEPYVTTREKGTGLGLAIVKRICEDHGGELKLADAETLSGARVCLTFPLSQDHKAVARASSAMRTAE, from the coding sequence ATGTCGAACCGCGCCGCCCCGGCTGATCACCACAACTCGGAGCTTTCGCTCTGGGGGCGGTTGGCTGGCGGTCGGGCGCGCGCCCTGTTCGGCACAGCCTATGCGGTCGCCTTCATCGTCACGGCGGCGGCGATATGGCTGGTCGCCATCGCGCCCGGCGCGACCGTCGGCGGAGATGCGCGCTCAGCGGCCAGTCATGCCGTGCTGTTCATCTTGCTGGCCAATCTGGTCCTGATCTTCGGACTGGCCTTTGTGATCGGCGGTCGGGTGCTGCGCCTGTTCCGCAACCGCTACAACCCCGGCGCGCGGCTGCATCTGCGCTTTGTGACCCTGTTCTCGCTGGTTTCGGTCGTGCCCGCCGTGCTGATCGCCCTGGTGTTCGGGGTCCTGGTCAACCGCGGCGTCGATCAGTGGTTCAGCGCGAATGTGCAATCGGCGGTCAGGAACGGGGCCGAGATCGGCCGCGCCTATGTCGCCGACGTCGGCAGCGGGCTTGAGGCGGACATGGAGACCATGTCCACCGAACTGGGCGGGGTGCGGGGCCTGTTCGACAACCGTATCCAGTTTTCCCGCGCCCTGGCTCAGATCGGCGACTTCTTCGGCTATCCGGCGCTTTATATCCTCGACGAGAACGGCCGCGTGCTGGCCAGCGGCGAGCGGCCCGGGGCCCCGCCCTATGTCGCGCCGCCTCGCGAAGCCTTGGAGACGGTCGCGGGCGGCGAGGTGGCCCCCACGACGGTGACGGAGAACCCCGACACGGTTCGCGCTCTCTATCCGCTGCCTGACTATGGCGACGCCTATCTCTACGTTGTGCGCCCGCTGGCGCCAGGCCTGATCCAGCGGATGCGCAACGGCGAGGAATCCATCACCGCCTATCGCGAGGCCGAGGAAAGCCGCGCCCGCATACAGGCGGCTTTCGCCCTCAGCTATCTTGAGACGGCCCTGCTGGTGCTGGTCGGTGCGGTTTGGCTAGCCATGTCGGCGGCCAGTTCGATCTCGGCGCCGATCGGGCGACTGGTCCGGGCGGCGGATCAGGTCGCCGGCGGCGATCTGGACGCGCGGGTCGATAATGCTGAGGCGCCGGCAGAGCTGATCGTCCTGTCCGAAGCGTTCAACCGCATGACGCAGGACATCAAGACCCAGCAGGCCGCCTTGAAGACCGCCTCGGACGAAGCTCAGGCCCGAAGCCTGTTCATTGAAACCGTGCTGTCGGGCGTCAGCGCAGGCGTCATCGGCCTTGACCGCAAGCGCCGCATCTCGGCTATCAACGACAGCGCCAGCCACCTGCTGGGCTTGGACGCCGACCATGTGCAGGGGCGTCGTCTGGCCGAGGTGGCGCCGGAACTGGGCGAACTGTCCGAGCGCGGCGAGGCCCATATCGAAGAAGACATCGACATCGACCGCAACGGCGATGCCCTGCGCCTGCGGGTCCGTATCGAAGGCGGGCAGGGCGGTGAGATGGTGCTGACCTTCGACGACATCACGCGTCTGGTCACAGCCCAGCGCAACGCCGCCTGGCGCGATGTGGCGCGGCGCATCGCCCATGAAATCAAGAACCCGCTGACCCCGATCCAGCTGTCGGCCGAACGCTTGCGTCGCCGCTATCGCGAGCAGGTCGGCCAAGATGTCGAAGTCTTCGACCGCTGCACCGAGACCATCATCCGCCAGGTCGGCGATATCGGACGGATGGTGGACGAATTTTCGTCCTTTGCCCGGATGCCCGCGCCTCGTTTCTCACGCGAGAACCCGGCCGAAATGCTGCGCGAGGCGGTGTTCGCCCAGCGCGTTGCGGCGGGGGATATCGGAGTCGATCTGATTGAGCCCCTGCCGGACGTCGCGATGCAGGCTGACGGTCGCATGGTGCGTCAGGCCCTCGCCAACATCCTGAAGAACGCAGGCGAGGCGGTGGCCGGTCGGCGCGAGCGGGACGGGGTGACGGAGCCCGGTCTGGGCATCATCGCCCGTCTGACGGTCGAGGACGGTTTCGCCTCCTTCGTCATTGAGGACGACGGCGTCGGCCTGCCTGCCAAGGATCGGGACCGGCTGACCGAGCCCTATGTGACCACGCGCGAGAAGGGGACGGGCCTGGGCCTGGCCATCGTCAAGCGCATCTGTGAAGACCACGGCGGAGAGCTGAAGCTGGCCGACGCCGAAACCTTGTCAGGCGCGCGCGTGTGCCTGACCTTCCCCCTGAGCCAGGATCATAAGGCCGTCGCTCGCGCGTCCAGCGCGATGCGGACGGCGGAGTAA
- the dusB gene encoding tRNA dihydrouridine synthase DusB, protein MNTGLQIGDVRIDGRVLMAPMTGITDLPFRVLASQLGASYVATEMVAAAELARARPDVVRRAAVGGGLPLTVIQLVGGDAEAMAEGARMAQKAGADIIDLNFGCPAKEVTGAACGSALMRTPDQAARIMEAVVQAVSRPVTVKMRLGWDDNSLNAADLARRAEGLGVAAVTVHGRTRKQFYTGIADWHAVAEVKQAVGIPVIVNGDIITAEQAREALARSGADALMLGRGVYGRPWLAAHLERALIDGTQLREPDRDERLAIVIRHLRASADFYGLPLGLKMFRKHLGWYIEQAPWPADPTERRAAKARLCRLETPEEVEEALTALWLDVKHSRNFAVENRPQVVEAIA, encoded by the coding sequence ATGAACACTGGCCTGCAAATTGGGGACGTAAGGATCGACGGGCGGGTGCTGATGGCGCCTATGACCGGGATCACCGACCTGCCGTTCCGGGTGCTGGCCTCGCAGCTGGGCGCATCTTACGTGGCGACCGAAATGGTGGCGGCGGCCGAGTTGGCGCGCGCGCGGCCGGACGTGGTGCGGCGCGCCGCCGTCGGCGGGGGCCTGCCGCTGACGGTGATCCAGCTGGTCGGCGGCGACGCCGAGGCGATGGCCGAGGGCGCGCGCATGGCGCAGAAGGCCGGCGCCGACATCATCGACCTGAACTTCGGCTGTCCGGCGAAGGAAGTCACCGGCGCCGCCTGCGGCTCGGCCCTGATGCGGACGCCGGATCAGGCGGCGCGGATCATGGAGGCGGTCGTGCAGGCCGTCAGTCGGCCGGTGACGGTCAAGATGCGGCTGGGCTGGGACGACAACAGTCTGAACGCCGCTGATCTGGCGCGTCGGGCCGAGGGGCTGGGCGTGGCGGCGGTGACGGTGCACGGCCGCACCCGCAAGCAGTTCTACACCGGGATCGCCGACTGGCACGCCGTGGCTGAGGTGAAACAGGCGGTAGGCATTCCCGTCATCGTCAACGGCGACATCATCACCGCTGAACAGGCGCGCGAGGCCTTGGCGCGATCCGGCGCCGACGCCCTGATGCTGGGTCGAGGCGTCTATGGGCGGCCGTGGCTGGCCGCGCATCTGGAGCGCGCCCTGATCGACGGGACGCAACTGCGCGAGCCGGATCGAGACGAACGGCTGGCGATCGTCATCCGGCATCTGCGGGCGTCGGCTGACTTCTACGGCCTGCCGCTGGGGCTGAAGATGTTCCGCAAACATCTGGGCTGGTACATCGAACAGGCGCCCTGGCCGGCCGATCCAACCGAGCGACGAGCGGCCAAGGCGCGTCTTTGCCGGCTGGAGACGCCAGAGGAGGTCGAGGAGGCGCTGACGGCGCTGTGGCTTGATGTGAAGCATTCTCGCAACTTCGCTGTTGAAAATAGGCCACAGGTGGTTGAAGCTATCGCTTGA
- a CDS encoding bifunctional 2-C-methyl-D-erythritol 4-phosphate cytidylyltransferase/2-C-methyl-D-erythritol 2,4-cyclodiphosphate synthase, with amino-acid sequence MGFSAIVVAAGSGSRAGGAKQWRVVAGRPVVAWSVEALLKAGAREVVVVIAADAAPMAQTALAALSGWRAVPGGATRAASVQAGLSALTADDAEPVLIHDAARPFLSADIIEALLQGLKDADGALPALAVADSLRRAEDDFIVGGIDRDNLWRAQTPQAFRLKTIRDAYAAWPNNETATDEAAVVERAGGRVRLIPGDPRLLKLTYPEDFAMAEALAAPRTVVRIGQGFDVHRWGPGSSVWLCGVEIPHDQTLIGHSDADAGLHALTDAILGSIADGDIGDHFPPSDPQWKGAASDRFLVYAAERVAARGGRIVNVDVTLICEQPKVKPHRQAMRERLADLLNLPLDAVSVKATTSEGLGFTGRGEGLAAQAAVSVELPG; translated from the coding sequence ATGGGATTCTCAGCGATTGTCGTCGCCGCCGGTTCGGGTTCGCGGGCCGGAGGCGCCAAGCAGTGGCGCGTCGTCGCCGGACGCCCGGTCGTCGCCTGGTCGGTCGAGGCTTTGCTGAAGGCCGGCGCGCGTGAGGTCGTGGTGGTGATCGCCGCCGACGCCGCGCCGATGGCCCAGACTGCTCTGGCAGCGCTATCCGGCTGGCGCGCCGTGCCCGGCGGCGCGACCCGGGCCGCCTCGGTTCAGGCCGGCCTGTCGGCGCTGACGGCGGATGACGCCGAGCCCGTGCTGATCCACGACGCCGCCCGGCCGTTCCTGAGCGCCGACATCATAGAGGCGCTGCTGCAGGGCCTTAAGGACGCCGACGGCGCCCTGCCCGCCCTTGCCGTCGCCGACAGCCTGCGTCGCGCCGAGGATGATTTCATTGTCGGCGGCATCGATCGCGACAACCTCTGGCGCGCCCAGACGCCTCAGGCCTTCCGCCTGAAGACCATCCGCGACGCCTATGCCGCATGGCCGAACAATGAGACGGCGACCGACGAAGCCGCCGTGGTCGAGCGCGCCGGCGGCCGCGTCCGCTTGATCCCCGGCGATCCCCGCCTTTTGAAGCTGACCTACCCTGAGGATTTCGCCATGGCCGAGGCGCTCGCCGCCCCCCGCACCGTCGTTCGCATCGGACAGGGGTTCGATGTCCATCGCTGGGGACCGGGATCATCGGTCTGGCTGTGCGGGGTCGAGATACCACACGACCAGACCCTGATCGGCCATTCGGACGCCGATGCGGGCCTGCACGCCCTGACCGACGCTATTCTGGGCTCCATCGCCGACGGCGACATCGGCGACCATTTCCCGCCTAGCGATCCGCAATGGAAGGGCGCCGCCTCGGACCGTTTCCTGGTCTATGCGGCCGAGCGGGTGGCGGCGCGCGGCGGGCGCATCGTCAACGTGGACGTCACCCTGATCTGCGAGCAGCCCAAGGTGAAGCCTCATCGACAGGCGATGCGCGAGCGCCTGGCGGATCTGCTGAACTTGCCGCTGGACGCCGTCAGCGTGAAAGCGACCACCAGCGAGGGCCTTGGTTTCACGGGACGCGGCGAAGGTCTGGCGGCCCAGGCCGCCGTCTCGGTCGAACTGCCCGGCTAA
- the hfq gene encoding RNA chaperone Hfq: MSQDKRQNLQDTFLNSVRKTKTPLTIFLVNGVKLQGIVTWFDNFCVLLRRDGQSQLVYKHAISTIMPSAPVQLYEPDAEED, encoded by the coding sequence ATGTCGCAAGACAAACGACAGAATCTTCAGGACACCTTCCTGAACAGCGTCCGCAAGACGAAAACCCCGCTGACCATCTTCCTGGTGAACGGCGTCAAGCTTCAGGGCATTGTGACCTGGTTCGACAACTTCTGTGTGCTTCTGCGTCGGGACGGCCAGTCGCAACTGGTGTATAAGCACGCCATCTCGACCATCATGCCGTCCGCGCCCGTGCAGTTGTACGAGCCCGACGCCGAAGAAGACTGA